GCTGGGCGTGGTGGTGCTGTCACTGTCGCTGCTGATCCCGCTGCGTCGGTTGGGTCTGCGGCTGCGCCCCGGCTACGCGTTCCCGCCCGACGCCCGGGCGCGGGTGGGCGGGCTGGCGATGGCCGGGGCCGTCACCGTCACCGCGCAGCAGCTCGCGCTGCTGGTGCTGCTCAACCGCGTCTCCGGCGGCCCGACCGGTTCGCCGCAGGTGTTCAACCTGGCCCAGACCATGTACCTGCTGCCCTGGGCGGTGCTGGCGGTGCCCCTTGCGGTGGCGGCGTACCCGACGCTGGCGACCGCAGCCGCGGCGGGGCGGGACGAGGACTACCGGCGCACGCTCTCCTCGACCGTGCGTGGGGTGCTGCTGTTCAGCTGCCTCGGCGCGGCGGCACTGGTCGGCACGGCCGCGCCGGTCGCCGCGTTCTTCTACCCGGGCGACCCGGGCTCCACCGCCGCGGCCATCGTCGGTTTCGCCCCCGGGCTGCTCGGCTACGGCCTCTTCGCGGTGCTCTCCCGCGCCCTCTACGCACGGGGCGACACCCGCCCGGCGACCTTCGCGATCACCGCCGGCTGGCTGGCGGTGCCGGTGGTGGCGGTGCCGCTGGCGGTCCTCCTGCCGGTGGCGGACCGGGTGCTCGCGGTCGCCCTGGCCAACTCGGTCGGGATGGTGCTGCTCGGCGGGCTGCTGCTCGTAGCGGTGCGGCGCTCGGCCGGGCGCCCCGCGCTCGCCGGAGCGGGCCGGGCCGGCGCCGCAGGACTGCTCGCCGGGGCCGTGGCCGCGCTCGCCGGAACGGCCGTCGCCCGCTGGCTCGACGCGGCCACCGGCGGCACCCCGACGACACCGGGCGCACTCGTGCAGGGCATGCTGTCCGGAGTCCTGGTCGGCGTCGTGTTCCTCGCCGTCGTCTGGCTGGTCGACCGGCGGGACGTGACGCCGCTGCTCGCCGGGGTGCTCCGGCGGCTGGGC
The nucleotide sequence above comes from Micromonospora sp. M71_S20. Encoded proteins:
- the murJ gene encoding murein biosynthesis integral membrane protein MurJ; this translates as MTTPAPLAGAGRVAGAAALIAVLTVLSRLAGFGRTAVFTWVVQKSDLGGMYVIANTAPNIIFEIVAGGALASLVVPLLAGPVAAGDRRAVSATTGALLTWTVTLLVPLAVLVAVAAGPIVSLLSEGRSEAELAAGARMLRVFAPQLPLYGVGIVLTGVLQAHRRFAWPVIAPLLSSLTVIVVYLAFGGAEGRGASVAQVSRGSELILSAGTTLGVVVLSLSLLIPLRRLGLRLRPGYAFPPDARARVGGLAMAGAVTVTAQQLALLVLLNRVSGGPTGSPQVFNLAQTMYLLPWAVLAVPLAVAAYPTLATAAAAGRDEDYRRTLSSTVRGVLLFSCLGAAALVGTAAPVAAFFYPGDPGSTAAAIVGFAPGLLGYGLFAVLSRALYARGDTRPATFAITAGWLAVPVVAVPLAVLLPVADRVLAVALANSVGMVLLGGLLLVAVRRSAGRPALAGAGRAGAAGLLAGAVAALAGTAVARWLDAATGGTPTTPGALVQGMLSGVLVGVVFLAVVWLVDRRDVTPLLAGVLRRLGRAGRRGPAAPADGTGEGDIPPERGGGKETVSR